ACCTGGCATTTGGATTATGTCTATCTCGATACAAAAAGGTCTGTACGACAACCCTTTATATTTGACGTAGCAACCAGAAAACCAATCTCTCCTTTTCTTAAAACTTACAGCGCCATGCCCCTGCGGCAGTATCTCGTCAGGCCTGCGTCAATGATTTCTGATTCGGTTAACACCGATATAGTCAACCATTTCAACAACTTCAATATTCTCACCAGTACTTTCACATTAACGGACGAGCGGAGCGGGAAGGAATATCAGCGAAATGTGCAGCGTTCTATTTATGTGGAATCTTTGAAGTCAAAGCCGCTTGGGGTAAAATTGACCGCGCCTGCAATTGCTTCAACGGCAGACAGCATTAATCTGGTAAGCCGGTTTTTTTTAACTACAACCGATTCAATTCCAAATCTCAGTTTAAAGAACAACGATACAATTGTTTCAAGGGTTACCCTGAAAGATTACTTCGCCTTTGATGATGGAAGTGCAGAATATGGGGTGCAGGTAAATCAGAAGCTTGGGCGCGTGGCGACAAGATATGTCCTTACAAAGCCTGATACGATCGGTGGCGTCAGGCTGGCGTTAGTTCCTTTTAATAAAGATATTGCCGGTCAGAGCTTTACTGTTCAGTTTTACAGCAATAAGAATGGCAAACCTGACCAGATAATTGCGCAGCGGTCAGTCCCGGTCTCCTATCCCGCCAAACGTGATGGATTTGTTGACTATAAACTGGCGAGCCCGGTTGCTGTATCAGATACTTTTTACGTTGGATGGACACAGATCAACGAGCAACCTGTGACCGTTGGATTCGATAGAAATTCGAGGCTGGGAAAGAGTCACATCTTTTATAATTTGGGAACTGAGTGGATTCAGGAGAAAGGATTAAATGGAAGTATCATGATCCGACCTTATCTAGGCGAAAAGGCGCAGGGTGTCATTACAGGAAATGAAGAGGTGATTAATGAAAATGTCTTTTTCCCTAATCCTAATCGTGGGAAGCTGCATTGGAAAAATGAGAATCTAAAACAGATTGAGATTTTTTCAAAAGAGGGTGTACTTACTAAAACCTTTTCAACAATTCCAGGCAGAACGTCACAAGACATCTCCCAACTTCCGGATGGACTTTATCTCCTAAGAGCCTCAGACGGGAAACGATCATTTGCACAAAAATTGTTAATCTTTAAATAGTCTATCGAAATAATCAGATAATGGATATTACAGTCGAAGAATTGAAAAGAAGATTGGATGAAGGGGAAGACCTTCATTTTTATGATGTTCGCGAAGAACACGAATATGAAGAGGATAATCTGGGTGCAACCCTGATCCCGCTGGGTGAGCTGCCGGATCACCTGGACGAACTGGAACCGTTGAAAGGAGAGGAAATCATTATCCACTGCCGTTCGGGAGCAAGAAGCGGTAAAGCTGCAAAGTTCCTCGAATCGCAGGGTTTTAGCAATGTGAGAAATGTTCTGGGAGGCATACTGGCATATCGGGAATTGGAAGATTAGGTTTCGTGGCCCATTTTCAAGGAGAAATGGGCCACAACTGATTTTAAACGAGTAGTCTCGCTCTGATGTGGCCCAGTATTTTCTCATAGTCTTCCACATCAAACCATTCAAAGTTCCCCTGATGCCGAAACCAGGTCAGTTGGCGCTTGGCATATCTTCTTGAATTTTGTTTCAATATCCTGATCATTTCCTGTTCGTCATAAGTGCCATCCAGGAAATCAAAAACTTCTTTGTAACCTACTGTTTGTAAAGCCTGGTGGGTACGGAAACCCGAAAGGCCGCGAACCTCATCAACCAGACCGTCGGCTAACATACTGTCAATCCTGGTGTCAATCCGCTGATATAGTTCTGCTCGTTCACGGTTCACTGCTATGCAAACCGGTTCGAAATTTCTTTCTTTTTTGTTTCTCAAACGAAATTGGCTAATAGGCGTTCCGGTAGTTTTATATACTTCCAGAGCGCGTAAAACGCGTTGAGGGTTTAGTATTTCACTTGAATTGTGAAAAGCCGGATCAATTGTTTCAAGTTCTTGCTGTAAAACATGCAGCCCTTCGGTATGAAGTCTTTCAGTCAAAGATTCTCGCAGGCCTGGCAGCGGAACAGGCAAGTCATCAAGTCCTTCCAAAACGGCTTTAATGTAAAATCCGGAGCCTCCGGTCATAACAATGTGATCTGCAGTCTCAAATACAGTTTCCAGCAGGGCGATAACGTCTCTTTCGAAGTCCCCGGCGCTGTAATTTTCTATAATTGAATGCGAATTAATATAGTGATGGTGAACTTCATTCAACTCCTGAGACGAGGGTTTTGCAGTTCCTATATTGAGCTCCCTAAAAAACTGCCTGGAGTCTGCCGATATTATTTCTGAGTTTAGATCTTTTGCCAATTTGATGGAAATGGCGGTTTTACCAACTGCTGTCGGACCGGCAATTATTATGAGTTTTTTCTTTTTGCTATTTGGCATTTCAAAAAAGGAATAATGGTTTTTTTTCCATAATTTATGCGATAAACTGCCTTTCAGGCATCATATTGGAAACTCCTTGCGTATGTATTATCACCATTTCTTTCTTTTTAGTTCACAATCTAAACGTTGACAAATTATGTTAAAAAAATTATTACTATTCGCCTGGATAGGATCGGTAGTGTTATTTACGAGCAGCTGCGAAGGTCCCGAAGGGCCTCAGGGAGAAGTAGGTCCCCAGGGTGTAGCTGGCCCTGCGGGTCCGGCAGGTCCGGCAGGTGAAGATGGAACAGGCGGCGGCGGTGCGGGCTCCATAATCGCATTTATGGGCGAGATAGAGACCGATACGGCTGGCCACCTGGTAGTAGGGGATACTGCTTTTTTTGCTGAGTTTACCGATGACGAAATTGCATCCGTAGAGAAAGGCGCGTTTCAGGTATATATCAAGGACGACGGGGCTTACTTTCCTATCCCTGGCCACGTTTTATTTGAGGATGAGGCTATCAGCTACAGTTACTATTATGTAGTTGATGGGAACGGCCTGTTCTTTCCGATTTTCCGGACTTCAAATGCGAAGGTTAAGAAACGTAAGTTTGAGGAAATTAGGGTGTTGGTAATGCCAGCACTAAATCTCGAAAAGGTGAATTCGGACATAAACTGGAAAGATTACAACGAAGCAGTGAAGGCGCTGGGGTTGAGCGAAGCAGATGTAAAAGTCATCAAAAAGAAATAGGGGTTGAAACACCTCTAAGCTTTCAAACAGTAGAGGCCGGGACCGCGGGGTTTCGACCTCTATTTGTTGATGCTTAGTAAAGTTGCTTTTTACAAATAGGCTGTAAAGCTCGAGACCTGGTTCGGAGTTAATAAAACCGAACTTATGTCGGCACAAGTTCATTATGTTACAGCAAGAGAAAGTCCCCGCCAGCATAACTGACGGGGACTTTCTTTAATATGTATTCACACTAATATCTTAATACTCCCAAAGACCGTGTTCCAACTCCATGAGCTCCTGCTCGTAATTAAGTGATTTGATTAAAGCTTCTTTTTCACCATTGTAAATGTCAAGAAAAGCTTCATCATTGGCATTGGAGAACTTGGTAATCCTTCCGTAAAAAAGACGAAGGTCAAATGCGTCTGCCAGATTCTTATTCTGTGCAGTGTTGTGCGTATTGTACCAGATGTATTTTTTAGGATCACTTCTGAACAATCTTTCTACGTCCTTGTATCTGAAAGACGCAACCGGAATTTCCAGGCCTGTCGCTGTCTGCTCCGACGGAAGAATAATTGTCAATGTCTGAATATCATTGTAAAGGCGGGACCTCTTTTTATCAAAAGTCCAATCTTCCTTTATTTCCAAAATACTCAATTGATCAGGGAAGTATTCTTCTTCCGAACTGGCTACCTGGTCGAAGGTAGAATCAACTTTCGGTTGTTCAACCACAGGAGTTTCTTCTTTTGCAACCTGAGCGTCTGAAATACCTTTTTTAGTTGTTTTTTTCTTCGGAGGACCCCAGCCATCGTCTTCTACAACTTCTTCTTTTTTAGGGTCTTTCTTTGC
This Dyadobacter sp. UC 10 DNA region includes the following protein-coding sequences:
- the miaA gene encoding tRNA (adenosine(37)-N6)-dimethylallyltransferase MiaA; the protein is MPNSKKKKLIIIAGPTAVGKTAISIKLAKDLNSEIISADSRQFFRELNIGTAKPSSQELNEVHHHYINSHSIIENYSAGDFERDVIALLETVFETADHIVMTGGSGFYIKAVLEGLDDLPVPLPGLRESLTERLHTEGLHVLQQELETIDPAFHNSSEILNPQRVLRALEVYKTTGTPISQFRLRNKKERNFEPVCIAVNRERAELYQRIDTRIDSMLADGLVDEVRGLSGFRTHQALQTVGYKEVFDFLDGTYDEQEMIRILKQNSRRYAKRQLTWFRHQGNFEWFDVEDYEKILGHIRARLLV
- a CDS encoding rhodanese-like domain-containing protein, whose translation is MDITVEELKRRLDEGEDLHFYDVREEHEYEEDNLGATLIPLGELPDHLDELEPLKGEEIIIHCRSGARSGKAAKFLESQGFSNVRNVLGGILAYRELED
- the porN gene encoding type IX secretion system ring subunit PorN/GldN, whose protein sequence is MNGKTIAWSLLTLSLGTGVAVAQEKEDSTANSFSSRPIADGDVMMKRTLWRRVDLKEKQNISMFSKNNEITRYLLEAAKAGLIDAYTNDSCATKITGDELHKRVLIPNQTAGLSEEEIAAGFGEPAKTDDGWGGKPKADAAKQTQAADDGWGNNAKKDPKKEEVVEDDGWGPPKKKTTKKGISDAQVAKEETPVVEQPKVDSTFDQVASSEEEYFPDQLSILEIKEDWTFDKKRSRLYNDIQTLTIILPSEQTATGLEIPVASFRYKDVERLFRSDPKKYIWYNTHNTAQNKNLADAFDLRLFYGRITKFSNANDEAFLDIYNGEKEALIKSLNYEQELMELEHGLWEY
- a CDS encoding T9SS type A sorting domain-containing protein, with the translated sequence MEVANPNRNIFNISIQFLCIGVLLLLQCKVTFAQLRLVPLEEGYYEQEISTENVLRTGVVSLPFFDDFSTTKTAAPDSRYWLPGSGVYVNNTLSTTQPSRNIATFDGLSVNGVPYNLVNPLGQGYTDTLTSQPINLSGKSVSDSVYLSFYWMAKGLGELPDSSDFLSVEFLNRNNEWTNVWNQNGFEADTLFTQKFIKISDPLYFHGAFQFRFRSYGRGSGPYDTWHLDYVYLDTKRSVRQPFIFDVATRKPISPFLKTYSAMPLRQYLVRPASMISDSVNTDIVNHFNNFNILTSTFTLTDERSGKEYQRNVQRSIYVESLKSKPLGVKLTAPAIASTADSINLVSRFFLTTTDSIPNLSLKNNDTIVSRVTLKDYFAFDDGSAEYGVQVNQKLGRVATRYVLTKPDTIGGVRLALVPFNKDIAGQSFTVQFYSNKNGKPDQIIAQRSVPVSYPAKRDGFVDYKLASPVAVSDTFYVGWTQINEQPVTVGFDRNSRLGKSHIFYNLGTEWIQEKGLNGSIMIRPYLGEKAQGVITGNEEVINENVFFPNPNRGKLHWKNENLKQIEIFSKEGVLTKTFSTIPGRTSQDISQLPDGLYLLRASDGKRSFAQKLLIFK